The Alphaproteobacteria bacterium genome contains a region encoding:
- a CDS encoding tetratricopeptide repeat protein, which produces MQQDIHGLPISTSGEGAAAFDRTLIGYLKYRADAGQRLSEALAADGEFALAHCLKGYFAMLSYKQANVPIAQNAAQNARQFGAKATPRERAHVAALDAWIAGDLDRTLGIWEQILAEHPRDVLAFRLAHFNNFWLGRPGEMRASVERVKPKWDRGLPGYGTILSCHCFSLEECGDYAPAEISGRAAIEIDPGDVWGTHAVAHIMEMQGRYREGIAWLDELERNWDGAANLVHHLWWHRALFHLERREIDAVLDLYDRRFRNLGSPLTLAQPDLYIDVQNAASMLFRLELLGIDVGDRWTEIADKAEARAGDCLSAFTLPHWMMALAAADRDETARGMFDAMRTFGAGEETVARIVRDVALPVCEAVLAHRKGEYRRALDLMRPVLGEMYQLGGSHAQQDVLFQLFADAAVKADCTDDVRLIVKRAGRDLSERVGYAAAAARFAH; this is translated from the coding sequence ATGCAGCAGGACATTCATGGGCTTCCGATTTCGACGAGCGGAGAGGGCGCGGCGGCGTTCGATCGCACGCTGATCGGATACTTGAAGTATCGAGCGGACGCGGGGCAGCGCCTTTCGGAAGCGCTTGCCGCCGATGGCGAGTTCGCGCTCGCGCACTGCCTCAAGGGCTATTTCGCGATGCTCTCCTACAAGCAGGCGAATGTGCCGATCGCGCAGAACGCCGCGCAGAACGCGCGGCAGTTTGGCGCAAAAGCGACCCCGCGCGAGCGGGCCCATGTTGCCGCACTCGATGCCTGGATTGCGGGCGATCTCGACCGCACGCTCGGCATCTGGGAGCAGATCCTTGCCGAGCATCCGCGCGATGTGCTGGCGTTCCGCCTCGCACACTTCAACAATTTCTGGCTCGGCCGACCGGGTGAGATGCGCGCCTCGGTCGAGCGCGTGAAGCCAAAATGGGACCGCGGGCTGCCAGGCTACGGCACGATCCTCTCCTGTCATTGCTTCTCGCTCGAGGAGTGCGGCGACTATGCGCCCGCCGAAATCTCGGGCCGCGCCGCGATCGAGATCGATCCGGGCGATGTGTGGGGCACGCATGCGGTCGCGCACATCATGGAAATGCAGGGGCGGTACCGCGAAGGCATCGCGTGGCTCGACGAACTCGAACGCAATTGGGATGGCGCTGCCAATCTGGTACATCATCTGTGGTGGCACCGCGCGCTGTTTCATCTCGAACGGCGCGAAATCGACGCCGTGCTCGATCTCTACGATCGCCGTTTCCGCAATCTCGGCAGCCCGCTCACGCTGGCGCAGCCCGACCTCTACATCGATGTGCAGAACGCGGCGTCGATGCTGTTCCGCCTCGAACTTCTCGGCATCGACGTGGGCGACCGCTGGACTGAGATCGCCGACAAGGCCGAGGCGCGCGCCGGCGATTGCCTTTCGGCCTTCACGCTGCCGCACTGGATGATGGCGCTTGCCGCGGCCGACCGCGACGAGACGGCGCGCGGGATGTTCGACGCGATGCGCACATTTGGGGCGGGCGAGGAGACGGTTGCGCGCATCGTTCGCGATGTCGCGCTGCCCGTCTGTGAGGCGGTGCTGGCGCATCGGAAGGGCGAGTACAGGCGCGCGCTGGACCTGATGCGGCCGGTTCTGGGCGAGATGTATCAGTTGGGCGGCAGCCACGCCCAGCAGGATGTGCTGTTCCAGCTTTTCGCCGATGCGGCGGTCAAAGCGGATTGCACTGACGACGTGCGGCTCATAGTTAAGCGGGCCGGCAGGGACCTTTCCGAGCGCGTCGGCTATGCTGCGGCGGCCGCGCGCTTCGCACATTGA
- the pcaD gene encoding 3-oxoadipate enol-lactonase, with protein sequence MPIAQSNGCPIHYEVEGDTSKPVLMFCNSLGTNLHMWDGQMPEVLKHFRVVRYDRRGHGKSGVPTGPYNMEMLGRDALAVLDAAKVEKTNWCGLSMGGMVGMWLGANAPQRVNRLILSNTSAYFPDKEIWNGRIETVQEKGLQAIVGGTLERWFTAGFREREPQKVKGIADMFLATKLEGYIGCGQAVRDMDHREIIKSIKAPTMVIAGRQDAGTTPEMGEYISKNIPGASLTLFDAAHIANIECGNAYTEAVLDFLKR encoded by the coding sequence ATGCCCATTGCCCAGTCGAACGGCTGCCCGATCCACTACGAAGTGGAAGGCGACACAAGCAAGCCCGTCCTCATGTTCTGCAATTCGCTCGGCACCAATCTGCATATGTGGGACGGACAGATGCCGGAAGTGCTGAAGCACTTCCGCGTGGTCCGTTACGACCGGCGCGGTCACGGGAAGTCCGGCGTGCCCACGGGCCCCTACAACATGGAAATGCTTGGGAGAGACGCACTTGCGGTGCTCGATGCCGCCAAGGTCGAGAAGACCAACTGGTGCGGGCTGTCGATGGGCGGCATGGTCGGGATGTGGCTCGGCGCCAACGCGCCGCAGCGCGTGAACCGGCTGATCCTGTCGAATACGTCGGCCTATTTCCCCGACAAGGAGATCTGGAACGGACGCATCGAGACCGTACAGGAGAAAGGCTTGCAGGCCATCGTCGGCGGCACGCTGGAGCGCTGGTTCACCGCCGGCTTCCGCGAGCGCGAGCCACAGAAAGTCAAAGGGATCGCCGACATGTTCCTCGCGACCAAGCTCGAAGGCTATATCGGTTGCGGGCAGGCTGTGCGCGACATGGACCATCGCGAGATCATCAAGTCGATCAAGGCGCCGACGATGGTCATCGCCGGCAGGCAGGACGCCGGCACCACGCCCGAGATGGGCGAGTACATCAGCAAGAACATTCCGGGCGCGAGCCTGACGCTGTTCGACGCCGCGCACATCGCGAACATCGAGTGCGGCAACGCCTATACCGAGGCGGTGCTGGACTTCCTGAAGAGGTAG
- a CDS encoding helix-turn-helix domain-containing protein has product MASAVLPLFHLLGDPPDDKAFDFIHIEPLVSRSSLHHWNIPAHRHRDLFQIFLIESGGGEMTYEAAILPFEAPCVLLIPPTTAHGFRWRENVTDGWVVSFTEDVAQALGERSNAALARLKALAETPVVPLADEAATKRIVALCAELYEEHFLAREGYRLAMRGLLALIAIGVARLAASRARTGTVTLAPADATVDSLRKLVEEHFRKERLLDFYAEKLAMTADRLNDHVKRATGVTAGHLIRQRVLTEAKRQLVFTSQPIHEIAYDLAFSDPSHFARFFRKQTGTTPHEFRAGRGG; this is encoded by the coding sequence ATGGCGAGCGCAGTCCTGCCGCTGTTTCACCTCCTCGGCGATCCGCCGGACGACAAGGCATTCGACTTCATTCATATCGAGCCGCTGGTCTCGCGCTCCTCGCTGCATCACTGGAATATTCCGGCGCACCGCCACCGCGACCTCTTCCAGATCTTTCTGATCGAGAGCGGGGGCGGGGAGATGACCTACGAGGCCGCGATCCTGCCGTTCGAGGCGCCATGCGTCTTGCTGATCCCGCCGACCACCGCCCACGGCTTCCGCTGGCGCGAGAACGTGACCGACGGCTGGGTGGTGAGCTTCACCGAAGACGTGGCGCAGGCCCTCGGCGAGCGCTCGAATGCCGCGCTGGCACGGCTCAAGGCCCTGGCGGAGACGCCGGTCGTGCCGCTCGCCGACGAGGCGGCGACCAAGCGCATCGTGGCGCTGTGCGCGGAGCTATACGAAGAGCATTTCCTGGCGCGCGAAGGCTATCGGCTGGCGATGCGCGGCTTGCTGGCACTGATCGCGATTGGCGTGGCGCGGCTTGCCGCGAGCCGTGCGCGCACCGGCACCGTTACGCTCGCGCCTGCGGATGCAACGGTCGACTCCCTGCGCAAGCTGGTCGAGGAGCATTTCCGCAAAGAAAGACTGCTCGATTTCTATGCCGAAAAGCTCGCAATGACCGCGGACCGGCTCAACGATCATGTCAAGCGTGCGACCGGCGTCACCGCCGGGCATCTGATCCGCCAGCGCGTGCTCACCGAGGCGAAGCGCCAGCTCGTGTTCACCAGCCAGCCGATCCACGAAATCGCCTATGATCTGGCGTTCTCCGATCCGTCGCATTTCGCGCGCTTTTTCCGCAAGCAGACCGGCACGACGCCGCACGAATTCCGCGCCGGGCGCGGCGGCTAA
- a CDS encoding flavin reductase, producing the protein MSWFDQRPDDAMMGSFEAVGHEHIQTVEPAQFREAMSQLGAAVHVVTTAGPAGQAGFTATAVCSVSDQPATLLVCVNRRSQATPILDTNRVLCVNTLRAGTDAIADVFAGRTRCTMAERFNTGSWSELATGSPVLADAVVACDCRVIEIKSVATHNVVFAGVVAVRLGRPGAALVYHERAYKQV; encoded by the coding sequence ATGAGCTGGTTCGATCAACGCCCCGACGACGCGATGATGGGCTCGTTCGAGGCCGTAGGCCACGAGCATATCCAGACCGTCGAGCCTGCGCAGTTCCGCGAGGCGATGAGCCAGCTCGGCGCCGCCGTGCATGTCGTGACGACGGCAGGGCCGGCGGGGCAGGCGGGTTTTACCGCGACGGCGGTGTGCTCGGTGTCGGATCAACCCGCGACGCTGCTGGTGTGCGTCAACCGGCGCAGTCAGGCGACTCCGATCCTCGACACCAACCGCGTGCTCTGCGTCAACACGCTGCGCGCCGGCACCGATGCGATCGCGGACGTGTTCGCGGGGCGCACGCGCTGCACGATGGCGGAGCGTTTCAACACCGGAAGCTGGAGCGAACTCGCGACGGGCTCGCCGGTCCTCGCCGATGCGGTGGTCGCATGCGACTGCCGGGTGATCGAGATCAAGTCGGTCGCAACCCACAACGTGGTGTTCGCCGGTGTCGTGGCGGTGCGGCTCGGGCGGCCCGGCGCGGCGCTCGTCTATCACGAGCGCGCCTACAAGCAGGTGTGA
- a CDS encoding 4-hydroxyphenylacetate 3-hydroxylase N-terminal domain-containing protein: MSGKPEDIIAGKKRPFTGAEYLESLRDGREIYCYGERVADVTAHPAFRNAARSIARLYDSLHDEKHKDVLTCPTDGTNGGFTHKFFRVAQSREDLIGQREAIAAWARMSYGWMGRTPDYKASLMNTLGVQYDFYEKFAENAKRWYRRAQDNVLFMNHAIVNPPVDRNKAADQVRDVFITIQKETDAGCYVSGAKVVATSSAITHYNFLGQNAAMPVNDPDLAIMFIAPMNAPGVKLFCRTSYEMMASVMGTPFDYPLSSRFDENDAIFVFDNVFIPWEDILIYRDVEKLKTFYPRSGFVNGFQFQGCTRFAVKLDFMVGLVAKALRVTGADEFRGNQAMLGEIIAWRNLFWAISDAMAMNPVPWSGGAVLPNAQSGSSYRVFAGDAYGRVKEIVEKIIASALIYLPSSAKDFDNPAIDKYLAKYVRGSNNIGYRERIKIMKLLWDAVGTEFGGRHELYEINYAGNHEDIRIQALFNSRGSGAYDRMIALADACMADYDEKGWVSDTWLNPDDVAYPGLPEARRAAE, encoded by the coding sequence ATGAGCGGGAAGCCCGAGGACATCATCGCGGGGAAGAAGCGGCCGTTCACCGGCGCGGAGTATCTCGAGTCTTTGCGCGACGGGCGCGAGATCTATTGCTATGGCGAGCGCGTCGCCGACGTGACGGCGCATCCGGCGTTTCGCAATGCGGCGCGCTCGATCGCACGGCTTTACGATTCCCTGCACGATGAAAAGCACAAGGATGTGCTGACCTGTCCGACCGACGGCACCAATGGCGGCTTCACGCACAAATTCTTCCGCGTTGCGCAGTCGCGCGAGGACCTGATCGGCCAGCGTGAGGCGATCGCCGCGTGGGCGCGCATGTCCTACGGATGGATGGGGCGCACGCCCGACTACAAGGCGTCGCTGATGAATACGCTCGGCGTGCAATACGATTTCTATGAGAAATTCGCCGAGAATGCGAAGCGCTGGTACCGCCGCGCGCAGGACAACGTCCTGTTCATGAACCACGCCATCGTCAATCCGCCGGTCGACCGCAACAAGGCGGCGGATCAGGTGCGCGACGTGTTCATCACGATTCAGAAGGAGACCGACGCCGGATGCTACGTCTCGGGCGCGAAGGTGGTCGCGACGTCGTCGGCGATCACGCACTACAATTTCCTCGGCCAGAACGCCGCGATGCCGGTGAACGATCCGGATCTCGCGATCATGTTCATCGCCCCGATGAATGCGCCGGGCGTAAAACTGTTCTGCCGCACCTCGTACGAGATGATGGCGAGCGTGATGGGCACGCCGTTTGATTATCCGCTCTCGTCGCGTTTCGACGAGAACGACGCGATCTTCGTGTTCGACAACGTGTTCATCCCCTGGGAAGACATCCTGATCTATCGCGATGTCGAGAAGCTGAAGACCTTCTATCCACGCTCCGGCTTCGTGAACGGCTTCCAGTTCCAGGGCTGCACGCGCTTTGCCGTGAAGCTCGATTTCATGGTCGGGCTTGTCGCGAAGGCGCTGCGCGTCACCGGCGCGGACGAATTCCGCGGCAATCAGGCGATGCTCGGCGAGATTATCGCATGGCGCAATCTGTTCTGGGCGATCTCCGACGCGATGGCGATGAACCCGGTGCCGTGGAGCGGCGGCGCGGTGCTGCCGAATGCGCAGTCCGGCTCGAGCTATCGCGTGTTCGCGGGCGATGCCTACGGGCGGGTGAAGGAGATCGTGGAGAAGATCATCGCCTCGGCGTTGATTTACCTGCCGTCGTCGGCCAAGGACTTCGACAATCCGGCGATCGACAAGTATCTGGCGAAATACGTGCGCGGCTCGAACAACATCGGCTACCGCGAGCGCATCAAGATCATGAAGCTGTTGTGGGACGCGGTCGGCACCGAGTTCGGCGGCCGGCACGAGCTTTACGAGATCAACTACGCGGGCAATCACGAGGACATCCGCATCCAGGCGCTGTTCAATTCCAGGGGCAGCGGCGCCTACGACCGCATGATCGCGCTCGCCGATGCCTGCATGGCGGACTACGACGAGAAGGGCTGGGTGAGCGATACGTGGCTCAACCCGGACGATGTGGCCTATCCGGGGTTGCCCGAGGCAAGGCGCGCGGCCGAGTGA
- a CDS encoding sterol desaturase family protein, with product MDSTSELFIRGGAALGIFLALALWEILAPRRTLSVGRARRWPGNLGILVLDAVLVHMLIPVAAVGMAVIAAQRGWGLLNITPWPTWLEAIVGFAALDLAIYAQHVAFHKVPTLWRLHRVHHADLDIDVSTGGRFHPIEIVLSMVIKMGVVILIGVPAIAVLVFEVVLNATSLFNHSNAAMPLGLDRIVRLIVVTPDMHRVHHSVLRHETDSNFGFNLPWWDRAFGTYRAAPQAGHDRMTIGLPVFRDPHELRLDRLLTQPFRDATNETAAGGHVEGEKIG from the coding sequence ATGGATTCCACCAGTGAGCTTTTCATCCGCGGCGGGGCTGCTCTCGGGATCTTCCTCGCTCTGGCGCTGTGGGAGATTCTGGCCCCCCGCCGCACATTGTCGGTCGGCCGCGCGCGCCGCTGGCCGGGCAATCTGGGCATTCTGGTGCTCGACGCGGTGCTCGTGCATATGCTCATTCCTGTGGCGGCCGTCGGAATGGCGGTGATCGCTGCCCAGCGCGGATGGGGGCTGCTCAACATCACGCCGTGGCCCACTTGGCTCGAGGCGATCGTCGGCTTTGCGGCGCTCGATCTCGCGATCTACGCGCAGCATGTCGCATTCCACAAGGTGCCGACGCTGTGGCGGCTCCACCGCGTGCACCATGCCGATCTCGATATCGACGTATCGACCGGCGGGCGGTTCCACCCGATCGAGATCGTCCTGTCGATGGTAATCAAGATGGGTGTCGTGATCCTGATCGGCGTGCCGGCGATCGCGGTTCTGGTCTTCGAGGTGGTGCTCAACGCGACCTCGCTGTTCAATCACTCCAATGCGGCGATGCCGCTGGGGCTCGATCGTATCGTGCGGCTCATCGTCGTGACGCCCGATATGCACCGCGTGCATCATTCGGTGCTCCGCCACGAGACCGACAGCAATTTTGGCTTCAACCTGCCGTGGTGGGATCGCGCGTTCGGGACCTATCGCGCTGCGCCGCAAGCCGGGCACGACCGGATGACGATCGGCCTGCCGGTCTTCCGCGATCCTCACGAGCTGCGTCTCGACCGTCTGCTCACGCAGCCGTTCCGCGATGCCACGAATGAAACTGCGGCGGGCGGCCACGTCGAAGGCGAAAAGATCGGCTGA
- the livM gene encoding high-affinity branched-chain amino acid ABC transporter permease LivM, whose product MAVAAPDTVMGRDAARPNVARALKNGAITAAIAFALLLPLIGFKTVQNMRNELELETRFPLLLTIVAIITSARLFGLLVIEPWRERRALNPPAPNAALTAVKSAFSNWFTSFAMGFVVVYPILVLLLAPQAALKWIDNFGIQILIYVMLGWGLNIVVGLAGLLDLGYVAFYAVGAYSYALLAKEFGFSFWILLPLAGCLSAFWGILLGFPVLRLRGDYLAIVTLAFGEIIRLVLINWVSFTGGYAGVSGIPRPTLLGIPFNASDEGFAATFGLEFSPVHRTLFLYYVILALAMVTAYVTIRLRQLPVGRAWEALREDEIACRSLGINTTNTKLTAFAMGAMFAGFAGSFFAARQGFISPESFTFLESATILSIVVLGGMGSQIGVAVAAVAMIGGTEIMRELDFLKYVFGNDFDPTQYRMLIFGFAMVAIMIWKPRGLVGTREPSAFLKEKRTILGSFVKEGHG is encoded by the coding sequence ATGGCGGTCGCGGCGCCCGACACCGTCATGGGCCGCGACGCGGCGCGCCCGAATGTCGCGCGCGCCTTGAAGAATGGCGCGATCACGGCGGCAATTGCGTTCGCGCTGCTGCTGCCGCTGATCGGCTTCAAGACCGTCCAGAACATGCGCAATGAGCTCGAGCTCGAAACGCGCTTCCCGCTGCTCCTGACGATCGTCGCGATCATCACGTCGGCGCGGCTGTTCGGCCTGCTGGTGATCGAACCCTGGCGCGAGCGCCGCGCCCTGAACCCGCCCGCCCCGAACGCCGCGCTCACGGCGGTCAAATCCGCCTTCTCGAACTGGTTCACGTCCTTCGCGATGGGCTTCGTGGTGGTCTATCCGATCCTCGTCCTGCTGCTCGCGCCGCAGGCCGCGCTGAAATGGATCGACAATTTCGGCATCCAGATCCTGATCTATGTGATGCTTGGCTGGGGACTGAACATCGTCGTCGGCCTCGCCGGCCTGCTCGACCTCGGGTATGTCGCGTTCTACGCGGTCGGCGCCTACTCTTACGCGCTGCTGGCGAAGGAATTCGGCTTCTCGTTCTGGATACTCCTGCCGCTCGCCGGATGCCTGTCGGCGTTCTGGGGCATCCTGCTCGGCTTTCCGGTACTGCGCCTGCGCGGCGATTATCTCGCCATCGTCACGCTCGCCTTCGGCGAGATCATCCGGCTGGTCCTGATCAACTGGGTCTCGTTCACGGGCGGCTATGCGGGCGTCAGCGGCATCCCGCGTCCGACTTTGCTTGGCATTCCGTTCAACGCGAGCGATGAGGGCTTTGCGGCGACGTTCGGGCTGGAATTCTCGCCCGTCCACCGCACGCTGTTTCTCTACTACGTCATTCTCGCGCTCGCGATGGTCACGGCTTACGTGACGATCCGCCTGCGCCAGCTTCCCGTCGGCCGCGCCTGGGAGGCCTTGCGCGAGGACGAGATCGCCTGCCGTTCGCTCGGCATCAACACCACCAACACCAAGCTCACCGCCTTCGCGATGGGCGCGATGTTCGCCGGCTTTGCCGGCTCGTTCTTCGCCGCGCGGCAGGGGTTCATCTCGCCTGAATCCTTCACCTTCCTCGAATCCGCAACGATCCTCTCGATCGTCGTGCTCGGCGGCATGGGCAGCCAGATCGGCGTCGCGGTCGCGGCCGTGGCGATGATCGGCGGCACCGAGATCATGCGCGAGCTCGATTTCCTCAAATACGTCTTCGGCAACGATTTCGACCCGACGCAGTACCGCATGCTGATCTTCGGCTTCGCCATGGTGGCGATCATGATCTGGAAGCCGCGCGGCCTCGTCGGCACGCGCGAACCGTCGGCCTTCCTCAAGGAGAAGCGGACGATTCTTGGCTCGTTCGTGAAGGAAGGCCACGGATGA
- a CDS encoding ABC transporter ATP-binding protein yields MSAAKSPVLRVEHLTMRFGGLVAIDDLSFSAARGDITALIGPNGAGKTTVFNCITGFYKPTEGRIALAHGVGPIWGEVETLTDRGTRSLARGSEALFLLERMPDYLVTQQARVARTFQNIRLFSGMTVFENMLVAQHNTLMVASGYTFLGVFAPRIYGRHEKAAVEKAEHWLEKTHLIDRADDPAGDLPYGAQRRLEIARAMCTDPVLLCLDEPAAGLNPRESHQLNELLLSIRDEHSTSILLIEHDMSVVMQISNHVVVLDYGVKISDGTPEAVRNDQKVIAAYLGVEDEEVAKVEAEVGL; encoded by the coding sequence ATGAGCGCAGCCAAGTCACCCGTGCTGCGCGTCGAACACCTGACGATGCGCTTCGGCGGGCTGGTCGCGATCGACGATCTCTCGTTCTCGGCGGCGCGCGGCGACATCACGGCGCTGATCGGCCCCAACGGCGCCGGCAAGACCACCGTGTTCAACTGCATCACCGGTTTTTACAAGCCGACCGAGGGGCGGATCGCGCTCGCCCACGGCGTTGGCCCGATCTGGGGCGAGGTCGAGACGCTGACCGACCGCGGCACGCGGAGCCTCGCGCGCGGCAGCGAGGCGCTGTTCCTGCTCGAGCGCATGCCCGACTATCTCGTTACCCAGCAGGCCCGCGTCGCGCGGACTTTCCAGAACATCCGCCTGTTCTCCGGCATGACCGTGTTCGAGAACATGCTGGTCGCGCAGCACAATACGCTGATGGTGGCCTCCGGCTATACGTTCCTCGGTGTATTCGCGCCGCGCATCTACGGCCGGCATGAGAAGGCCGCGGTCGAAAAGGCCGAGCACTGGCTCGAGAAGACGCACCTGATCGACCGCGCCGACGATCCGGCAGGCGATCTTCCCTACGGGGCGCAGCGGAGGCTCGAGATCGCGCGCGCGATGTGCACCGATCCGGTGCTGCTTTGCCTTGATGAGCCGGCCGCAGGTCTCAATCCGCGCGAGAGCCACCAGCTCAACGAGCTGCTCTTGTCGATCCGGGACGAGCATTCGACTTCGATCCTGCTGATCGAGCACGACATGAGTGTGGTGATGCAGATTTCCAACCATGTCGTCGTGCTCGACTATGGCGTGAAGATCTCAGACGGCACGCCCGAAGCAGTACGCAACGACCAGAAGGTGATCGCCGCCTATCTCGGCGTCGAGGACGAAGAGGTCGCGAAGGTCGAGGCGGAGGTCGGGCTATGA
- a CDS encoding ABC transporter ATP-binding protein: protein MNPLLSVRGVSTFYGKIQALRNVDLDVAEGEIVTLIGANGAGKSTLMMTIFGNPRAREGSITFDGRDITRLPTHEIAHLRIAQAPEGRRIFSRMTVLENLQMGAVVASDSDFAQDCQKVFKLFPRIQQRLHQRGGTLSGGEQQMLAIARALMARPRLLLLDEPSLGLAPMIVRQIFDAIRELNRTEKLTVFLVEQNAFHALKLAHRGYVMVNGVITLSGTGKELLERPEVKSAYLEGGRQEVEAGA from the coding sequence ATGAATCCCCTCCTCTCCGTGCGCGGCGTCTCCACCTTTTACGGGAAGATTCAGGCGCTGCGGAATGTCGACCTCGATGTCGCCGAGGGCGAGATCGTCACGCTGATCGGTGCGAACGGCGCCGGCAAGTCCACCCTGATGATGACGATCTTCGGCAATCCGCGCGCGCGGGAGGGCTCGATTACGTTCGACGGGCGCGACATCACGCGCCTGCCGACGCATGAGATCGCCCATTTGCGCATCGCGCAAGCGCCGGAAGGGCGCCGCATCTTCTCCCGCATGACGGTGCTGGAAAACCTGCAGATGGGCGCGGTGGTCGCGTCCGACTCGGATTTCGCGCAGGACTGCCAGAAGGTCTTCAAGCTTTTCCCCCGCATCCAGCAGCGGTTGCATCAGCGCGGCGGCACGCTGTCGGGCGGCGAGCAGCAGATGCTCGCGATCGCCCGCGCGTTGATGGCGCGCCCGCGCCTCCTGCTGCTGGACGAGCCTTCGCTCGGCCTCGCGCCGATGATCGTGCGGCAGATTTTCGACGCGATCCGCGAGCTCAACCGGACCGAAAAGCTCACCGTGTTCCTGGTCGAGCAGAACGCTTTCCATGCGCTCAAGCTTGCGCACCGCGGCTATGTGATGGTCAACGGCGTGATCACGCTGTCGGGGACCGGCAAGGAGTTGCTGGAACGGCCGGAAGTGAAGTCGGCGTATCTTGAAGGTGGCCGCCAGGAGGTGGAGGCCGGCGCATGA
- a CDS encoding DUF6867 family protein, producing the protein MNGILYEEDYVGLFLLVTVVMGGGAAWLAGRAIAATWRPWWHVAFYMLILGLAVRFIHFALFEGTLLSPQFYAVDSAVCLIFGFLGYRATRVAQMTTQYSWINVRAGFMRWARRTETAAEKPLHPA; encoded by the coding sequence ATGAACGGCATCCTCTACGAGGAAGACTATGTCGGGCTGTTCCTGCTCGTGACCGTCGTCATGGGCGGCGGAGCCGCCTGGCTCGCGGGCCGTGCCATCGCGGCGACCTGGCGGCCCTGGTGGCACGTGGCGTTCTACATGCTGATTCTGGGGCTCGCCGTCCGATTCATCCACTTTGCGCTGTTCGAGGGGACCCTGCTCTCGCCCCAGTTCTACGCAGTCGATTCCGCCGTCTGCCTTATTTTCGGCTTCCTTGGCTACCGCGCGACCCGCGTGGCGCAAATGACCACGCAATACAGCTGGATCAACGTCCGAGCTGGATTCATGCGCTGGGCGAGGCGTACAGAGACTGCAGCGGAAAAACCCCTGCACCCCGCGTGA
- a CDS encoding branched-chain amino acid ABC transporter substrate-binding protein, translated as MKKLTTLGLALGTAIAFAGAAQAQIKMGVAGPLTGPNAAFGAQLKNGTDQAVADINAAGGIMGQKIAVSYGDDVSDPKQGVSVANKFAGDGVKFVVGHFNSGVTMPASEAYQESGILEITPSATNPKITERGLWNIFRTCGRDDQQGSLAGAYIVKNMKGKKIAIVHDKTTYGQGLADEAKKAMNKGGVKEVLYEGINLGEKDFSALVSKIKAAGADLVYWGGLHTEGGLIVRQMRDQGVKAVLMGGDGITTDEFATVGGPGVEGTLMTFPPDPRKRAEAKAIVDKFRANKFEPEAYTLYSYAAVEIIKQAAEQAKSLDPKKIAEVMHSGKKFKTVIGEIAYDKKGDITRPDYTMYVWKKQPDGKITYQEIDNKGS; from the coding sequence ATGAAGAAACTCACGACTCTTGGTCTGGCTCTCGGCACGGCGATTGCCTTCGCCGGCGCGGCCCAGGCCCAGATCAAGATGGGCGTCGCCGGCCCGCTCACCGGTCCGAACGCCGCCTTCGGCGCGCAGCTGAAGAACGGCACCGACCAGGCTGTCGCCGACATCAACGCCGCCGGCGGTATCATGGGCCAGAAGATCGCGGTGAGCTATGGCGACGACGTCTCCGACCCGAAGCAGGGCGTATCGGTCGCGAACAAGTTCGCCGGCGACGGCGTCAAGTTCGTGGTCGGCCACTTCAACTCCGGCGTCACGATGCCGGCGTCCGAGGCCTATCAGGAGAGCGGCATCCTCGAGATCACGCCGTCCGCCACCAACCCGAAGATCACCGAGCGCGGCCTGTGGAACATCTTCCGCACCTGCGGCCGTGACGATCAGCAGGGCTCGCTCGCCGGCGCCTACATCGTCAAGAACATGAAGGGCAAGAAGATCGCCATCGTCCACGACAAGACGACCTACGGACAGGGTCTTGCCGACGAAGCCAAGAAGGCGATGAACAAGGGCGGCGTGAAGGAAGTTCTCTACGAGGGCATCAACCTCGGCGAAAAGGACTTCTCGGCGCTCGTGTCGAAGATCAAGGCGGCCGGCGCCGACCTCGTCTACTGGGGCGGCCTGCACACCGAGGGTGGCCTGATCGTGCGGCAGATGCGCGACCAGGGCGTCAAGGCCGTGCTGATGGGCGGCGACGGCATCACCACCGACGAGTTCGCGACCGTCGGCGGCCCCGGCGTTGAAGGCACGCTGATGACCTTCCCGCCGGACCCGCGCAAGCGCGCCGAGGCGAAGGCGATCGTGGACAAATTCCGCGCCAACAAGTTCGAGCCGGAAGCCTACACGCTCTACAGCTATGCCGCCGTCGAGATCATCAAGCAGGCCGCCGAACAGGCCAAATCGCTTGACCCGAAGAAGATTGCCGAGGTGATGCACTCCGGCAAGAAGTTCAAGACCGTGATCGGCGAAATCGCCTACGACAAGAAGGGCGACATCACCCGTCCGGACTACACCATGTACGTCTGGAAGAAGCAGCCGGACGGCAAGATCACGTACCAGGAAATCGACAACAAGGGCTCGTAA